Below is a window of Rattus rattus isolate New Zealand chromosome X, Rrattus_CSIRO_v1, whole genome shotgun sequence DNA.
gatTTTTATTGGAGGAGAATAATGTGTTGCCAGAAAACTCTCTGACAAGATCTGAGCTGTTAGTGATTTCAAAGGCTACTTCGGGCAACATTACTTTGAACAGGAATAGTCATTGCTagtcctcaaaaacaaaacaaaaaaaggcactCTCACCACAGGAGCAATCTTTCAGAGTCATTAAGTCAAACCTAGTTTAAGAGTGAAACCAACTACTGGCTTCAAAGTGAGATTGTTCCTTTCTTAGTAATCATGTGGATCTGTTCCATTCCTTTCTGAACTTCGAAGTGATTGAACGATCTCTCTTCAAATAGGAATACGCAGATCAATGAAACAACCTGTGGCTTTTACTTCAGGTACATCCTAGTCATAACCACCGCAGACACCAGGTTGCTCAAGAGGCAGTTTAGGGGCACACAGTGTGTGACAGGATCGTAAGTAACCCCACAGACTGACATCCTACCTGCCTCTGCTAGCAGATGCTTTCCTGCAGAACGTCAAATTGAGACTGAACTGAAGTCGCCATGAGAATGCTAGCCTTCGCCAATTCTGTGGATTGGAAACAGCTATTCCTGTTGTTGCAGACAGTCTCTGAACTTCACTACTCGCCAAATGCCAGGTCAGGTACAGCGTGGCTGGGAAAATGAAGGTCAACACGCTGCCCTGAGGTCTTGAATCCAATGTAAGGCAGAGTTGTCCAGGCTTTCTACAGAGCATGCGCTGTGCTAAGGGGTTAGTCTGAAGGAATCTACAAATATCtcgatttaaaaacacatttaagaagTCCAAAACGAGTCAGCAAAAAGATAAATCACTTATTTAACATCGTTTACAAATTCCGCAGTTTTTCCACAGCTAGAAAACTGTGGCCTTTTCCTTCAAGTCTTCCTAACGCCATGGCATTGTTAAGGATTGAGGAGGCACTTGTTACTGTTCTATAAAAGTCAGTGTGGGGGATAGTCAGTGACTTTTTACAAACTGATGTCACCCAACCCTGAGTGAAAGGATTACATAGCCTGAAATAGAATACTGTCACAACTTTTCTTCCCAAGTGCCGTTACTGATGTGCCAGGATGTTTTTGATATTTCCTTTGCAAATCCCCCTGATTTTATAAATTCAATCCTGGTGCTTTGATGGAAAGATATGGGgtccacaaaacaaacaagaaaacttcTAACGGTCCCAGCTAGTTAACCATCAAAGGGCAATCGGCCCCTTTTAGATTCTTCTTCTAGAACTGTCTGTAAATGAATGACTCCTTCAATACTATGAATATATCCATTTCCTTCTAGTGggtcttcatgaaattctaaagtCATAAAATCTATTATATGTTCTAACCTCCGGAGCTCTTCTTTATCTAGAATTATTATGAAGTAAAATTTAGCAAGGTTTGTTACCATACATAGTGCTTCGGACCCAATCTATGGACACATCAAAAGATGCCTATGTGTCCACTATTGTCCCTTTGAAGATAGATGCCGGATGATGTTATGACAGCAAAAGAGCCATTGAAGGCCAAATCAGCCATCTTAATGCTAATCTGCTCCTTTACTGGCACCAAATTAAAGCTTAAAGTAAAATCTGTCCTTGGATCAAGAAGTTTTGCAATTATGTTGTTTCACCAAGCTTTAGAATCTAAGGTTTTCTAGGTCGAAAGCTTGCTGACATACATACCTGCAGTCACTCTGACCCACACTTTCAGCTTTGGCAAGAGGAACAAGCTTTTGCACTTGACTCTCTTCTAGTTCTTGCTCTGTGGTTGCTAACAACATAGCTATATTTGGTTTGAAGTTTTCCTTTTTGTCAACTGTTTCTTGTAAATAAGGGTGTTCCTGATCAAAGTGGCCATCAGAACATTTTCAAATACAAGGAGCCAGAGTAGCTGTCTCCTAAGTAGCTTCCATACTCAATGTGCTCCTGGTTGTCATCGTGACTGACATAGTAATTATCAGGATCGAGCATGTAATCTTCAGAACTTTCATATCTTTTAAACCTTCTTACATCCTGGTTATAGTCTGACTTCCATGGATTCTGCCTTTTCCTGGAGAAATATCCCAAACAGAATGCTCTAGCACGTTTTGGCGGCATTAATGGCATAGGAAGGGGCCTGTATTTCACATTTTGGTCAAACACACTGCTACtaagtctccttctcttcctcgtGGTGTTCTCTGCTTCATCACTGGAACTGGACTCATGGTAGTAACCTTCATCACACATGTATTTGGGGGCTACTTTTCCCCTAGTTTTGCTTACATTCTTGTCGACTCTAACGGAATCACATTCATCCTCAAGCCACGAATATCTCAGTTCATACTTGGACCTTTTACCTGGTGCCCTAACTTTGTGTTTAGAGTATTTTTCCTCACTGTCATGTTTCCGCTCTGAATATAAGGTCTGCTGACTCGATCTGGTTTTCTGTTTGCCCCTACCGATTCTGTCAGTACCAAGAGGTCTTTTTTCTGGGGAGCTATTATAGACAGCCACAGACCTTTCCTCCTCTTCGTTCATGCTAAGAGTTTCACTGAAGCACTCAGAATCGCTACTAATTTCCTCCAAGAAATCTGCCAGTGGCAAACCTACATCTACTGACCTTAATGATGAGGAAGCTGgactttttctggtgtgttgagaATCTCTGACTCCATGACTATGGGTCTTTTCCACAGGATAGTTCTCTCCCTCAGGCGGAGACAGGTGCTCATCAGATTCACTTGAAATGTCTTTGTAATGGTTTTTTAACTTCTTAGTAAATTCTTTGGCATGATTCATCTTGCCTGTCTTCTGTGGCTTACTCTCAGGACCTTTCATATACATCTCCGGCCAGTCCTGCTCTTTGTCCTGTTCCTTCTCTTGCAGGCTCTCCACCACATTCAGACTGTCTGAGTGGGACCTCTGTTTTCTTAAATAGATCTGAAACCCATCCCCCTTAGCGTAGACATCTCTCTGCCACTGACACGTGCACGGTAGGTGACTTGCTTCAAGACAGAATCGGGCATACTCTGGAGTCTGATAATAGTTTAATAGATAGTCAATAAAATCATCTGTTTCATAGATCTTCTGTTTCCTGCTACGGTTTATCACAACTTGTCTAGAAGAATGGGATTCATTAGCACTGCATTGGTCTTCCTTTTCAAGGGACTGATCTGGAGTCACTGTACTCTGCAAGGAATCCTGGTCAGAGACCAAACTGTAATCACACCCATCGGTTaacccttttccagtttcctcttttCTAGCTGAATATCTTACTTGTTTCACTCCGGGGCTGTGTGAGGATTTCTGTAACTGAGTCTTAgttcttttcttcactttttgtttttgtttaccgTCAGActtgggaatctgatgccttggcatttcttttctggtccagaaGATGCTGAGTGTTTGATTCTTCTTCCTCTGGTGATTTCACTGCGGTCCCTGGGGTGTGATGAGCGTCAGACTCCATAGTACCAACCTCCTGTGGATTACACTGTGTGGATCCCTTTAAGAGAAAAAGATTTAATGATCTCTCATGAAGACTCAGatggggccagaaagatggctcagaaggtaaaggtgcctgcctcTAAGGCTGAGGATCTGAGTCCCAACCCAGAGACCTATACGAGAGAAAGGACAGACCTCACCtcagcaaattgtcctctgacctccccacacacacacacagtggcatgtGAGCCATCCCcattcacacacaaaacaaacaaacaaaaatatacataataattcaaaacaaaagacaaggaaattaaaattttccaAAAACTGGGCTGGTactgctctgaaaaaaaaaacaaaaaacaaaaaaaaccaacccaggaTGGGTCCAAATTAGGAGTAATACTGTACGAGGAAACTACTAAATTAAAGCGTTTTGATCTAATAAGAGCGATTCTTATGACCATTCTTATGCCATGGCACTTAAAACACCTAACTTTTTATTTGCTCAAAAAATTGACAAGCCTACTGTTTTAAGTCTTGCAATGGCTgctagagaaacagaggaaaacgGAATGCTTTGTAGCCCTCAGAGGAAACCCTAGTACAAGAAGAGACACATGGGTGAAACAAGTCCAACAAGGTAACTGACTTACTAAATAAACTGTCCCTCTATTTCATACTCCGATCTTTCTCTAGGGATTGCAAGTTGATGATGTCTCTAAGTGGAGCCACCTGGCCTGCCTCGTTAACATGGAAGGCCTGGGGAACGAAGGTTCAGTTCAGTGGTGGAACATATGCACCTAACAAAGACAGCAAAGAAACGCCAAACAACGAGTAGAAAACAGCACTGTGCCCAGGAATCTGCCTCTGGTCAAGTCTGATACAACCTGCTCTGAACAGCTACAGAGTAAGGGGAAGACGATGCCTGCACAGCTAATCTCAGGAAGGTTTGCTGTGCATTCCCACTGAGGTCGGCCACACATCAGAGCACAGCACCTCTCTAGTAACTTGTAATCAGTGTAAATATTAATGGGTTTCAGAATTATGCTCCATACCCCTTTTAAACAGGTAGCTTCTACAAAAAAGTCACACTTGGACATTGTCTTAGTTACGGCTTTACTGTTATGAacacaacatgaccaaggcaagttttataaaggacaacatttaattcgggctggcttataggttcagaggttcagtccattatcaaggcaggagcatggcagcatccaggcaggcatggctggagaagctgagagttctacatcttcatctgaaggctgctagcagaatactggcttccaggcagttaggatgagggtcttatagcccatgtccacagtgacacacctcctattagtgccactccctggatcaagtacatacaaaccatcacattccattctctgtctcccacaggagaccagctgggcaaactccaaattctgcatctccatgtctgatgtcaaagtggtcttcagatctccacctcctttttcttctgtgttgactgcaacaaacttctttccctgtgttggttccactccctgttagcagctttcctcagcagatagcccacagctctggcatctttaacatagGCAGCTTTGATGTTACAGctttttgtttcaatgtctgggatctacccatgatcttctgggctcctccaaaaggCTGGTGTCactttctccagctctgtcctctgtagtaCTCTaaactcaggttgatccactccactgccactggTCATCATcccatggtattggcatctccaatatgctggggtcttccactgtaactaggcttcaccaatagcctctcctaggctctcttcatggtgtcaagcctcaacttctttgcatgactccttcagtcctgggccatcaactgcaacagaggctgcaccttcaccaagggccttccatggcctctcacagtgcccagcctcagctgttcttcatgatccttcatgccttcaaaaccagtaccacctgggcgaCTCTTAGACATTACTAACTCTAGCTAAAGCAcagggtacaaccttggctatctctggaacacagcttctttgtgctctcagaaaacacttcccagaagatttcacctcagtgacactggtctcttcttaatcaccactaatttttTCACTCCAGTTAAtcagcatcaactgtcccagtagacccttctatttttcactctaaagccagagctacatgccCAAAGCTAccatgttctgctgcttgctgaggcTGGAACATGGCACCCCTTTATTCTATCACCAGCTGTCTGTTTCCTGTATCCCTCACttcctaagcttggctgtcctggaacttgcttgatagattgaccttgaactcagagatcggaTTTGGCAtgtgtctcctaagcactgggattaaaggtgtggtacACCAAGGTTGGATTTAAGTTTTCTTCACCTCGAACTTGCTCTGTCCctgactggacttgaactcagagatctgcttggctttgtctcctgggattaaaggtgtgcaccaccatgcctggatctaaacttagctgggaaggatcttgccccaaagtcacaCTCCCTTagttcaatttaatatccttgaacataggactcagctccatttcacttcctgatgcccctttaatactccaaccatatattttatattttccctttcttagcTTGCCatgtttgttcaaaatgctcttcatgagacttaaccagagaacaaagtctctgctgggcttttttgagacttcttttgccaatgcaattaatataaatctcttcaccttagcctcaagGCTtaagacaaggacaaaaagcagccacattcttcaccaaaatactatAAACGCAGTCTCTagaccacatactgaaattctcctctgaaacctcttgggccagctctgcacagtTCAAgtcactctcagcaacaaagtcttccatagtTCTACTAGGACAGCCCATTCAGCCCCACTTAAAgaattccactgctttccaaatcaaaatccacattcttcccagcaaaagcatggtcaggcctatcacaacaaTACCCTAGCCCCCTTTACCAacttcttagggttttactgctgtgaacagacaccatgacaaaggtaactcttaaggacaatatttaattgggactggcttacaggttcagaggttcagtccattatcatcaaggtgggaacatggcagcatccgggcaggcatggtgcaggaggagctgagagttctacatcttcatctgaaggctgctagcagaatactgacttccaggcagtagAATGAGGATcttaagtccatgcccacagtgacacacctactccaacaaggacacacctcctaatattgccactccctgggccaagcatatcaaAACCAGCACAGACATCACTAAGGTAAACTAAAGTCCAGTCTAGCTGGGCTTGCTATCAATATTCGAAGtatgaaatagttttttttttctgattatgcTTTTACCAAGTTCAGTTATCCAGAAGATCTATAATTAACTATCCATAGTAACGAGCAAGAGCTTTCCATGGCAAATAGGCAGAAAATTCACTTGATAGAAGAGTGGCAGCAATCATTCTTCCTATTTAAATCTGCATATAgacttttaaatgaatatttcagaaatatCTCTGTCTATTATTCTAAGGTATCTGTGATTCTGGCTATCTCTAGGAGCCCACAGAAGGATAGAAACaccttagagaaataaaaaaaaaatctatgaagaaGCAAATTTGTGAGTTAGGAAATTCCTTACCAGACAGTTCAAGAGAAGGCTAATGTGTGTTTGACAAGGCTCAAggttcttctcttttctcatccaaacctgttacagatagatggatgaatgaagtTACTggaaggctacagagagaacaCCCTACCACACCCACCCTTTGTGTCCCCCTAGCATTTTTCTGTCATATCCATTCGGGACACAAACAAGAAGATGAAGTAGCTAAAGTCACTTAAAGTTTAGACACGGGAAGTGAGGGCCAAGTTAAGACAGCCCTGCTTTAGAGACTGGTTTTAGAAATGCATGGTTGGGGTTATGGGAGAAGCAGTCGATTTAAAGGAAACCCCTATGAAAGCCACGAGTCTTCCACGCAGTTCGCTGTTGGTGGAACAGTACTTAGAGCCAAAGGTTAGGCCTCGGAAAGACTAGTACCTACGAAAATTAAAGAGAATAGTTAGGAAACAGCCTTACTGCAATTTTCTTCAGAAGTACCCGAAGCAACCGAAGAGCTTCAACCCGCCTCCGAGCCAGCAAGTACTTCCGCTCCTCCCACTCTCCGGAAGACTCCTGCTCTTGGCGAGCCTCAGACTTGGCTTTCACTTTTTCCCTTCTTTGAcggtgtctctctctttccttcagagCTCGCCTCCTGTCCCtggccttctttctcttttcttgggcTTTCCTtaattcatcttttctttttctgaacaaCAATTAAGATTCATCATTCATTCAAGCAATAATTATTAGCCATTTGGTCTCACACCCATTCCCCACCCCGAAGAACTAATAATCATTTAGGCTTCCAGAAACCTATGTCTGATACCCTCAGGACCTGGAATTGACAACTcatggcaaaaaacaaacaaacaaacaaacaaaaaacaacgggggggtggggtggtggctcCATCAGTAATGCGACTGTCTTGTACATACAAAGACCTGACTAAGCATGGTGTGTATAAGCATGGTGtgtattcctttaatcccagtgctggggaggcagagacaggatcccTGGGACATACTGACTAGATAGTCTAGTTACAAGCCAGTGaaagattctttctcaaaaacaaaaacaaaacaggtggaCAGCATCAGAAGAATAACAACTGAgatcctctggcctacacacacagactcacactcacatacaaacaaacagacacacacacacacacacacacacacacacgcacgcgcgcgcgcgcgcacatacatacatacatacaaaagaaataaaacacatgtcccctaaaataaaaaattagtcaAGGGAAAAGACACAATTTTGTGTGTAAAATACAAATCTATAAGGGATACCTTATAGACacggaaggaaggacagaaagaagggaaagagagagagttctGGTAATTTTATATGATGTCCTGAAGAACAGGCAAGAAAATGAGCAGCAGTTCCTATTGTGAAAGCAGGAAAAGGGCTATAGTCTGAAATCACAAAACTAATTCTAAGACAGCTGAAaagctcagaaaaacaaacaggccATGAAACCAGTTCACCCAGTTCCCTGGCAGGGGAGGGGAACCCAGAGTCTCAGACACAGTGTGCCCTGGTAAAACAGGACAGTCACCACAGTCACAGAAGGATGCCACAGTTCTCACAAGCCTTAAGTCCAAAGGGAGGATTTGGTGTGACAGTGATTGCTCCTGCATGCCAGATATATAGTAAAGACAAAATCCATATTGCCCTGCTTCATAATTTGGAAGGCTATATATAATCAGGTGTCTCCTTGAGTGGAAGCCTATCATTTGAGACTGGACATGCCATGCTGAGAAGTTCAGGCAGCACATAGGCTCTGACTGGAAAGAACATTGTGATAGGTGGGCCCCATTCTTTGTGGCAAGGGGTAGTAGACTATCACCTACAGGTAACTGGAAACTCAAGGCCTGGGTTAGTGGGTGGCTACCTCTCTGCCATGGGTTTTGGTCAGCAGGACTGAGAACTGTGAAGCTCAGGTCTAACAGGCCTCTCTCACATTTCCACAGCATCCTTCCTTTTATAGGAAGGATGGACATGATTTGAAAGCACTGAGACCCATACATACTTTAGTAGGGATCTCAGTTCTCTGTTTGCTTCCCCACTGGGCTACACACTCAGAAGACACTCCTTGGCTTGGATATTAGCCCCTATGGGGTATACAAATCGAAGTTTCTAGAGCAAATGAGAATCTACCCAGTACACAAGCTGCAAAGTGGACAGAGATGGCTCCCgatatacaaaaaacaaaaacaaaaacaaaaacaaaaacaacaacaaaaatggacacCCCTATAGTGACTGTAGATCCACTGAACAACTGAGCCTTGACAGGTCTGGGCTCAGCCCCTGTTTGAACAGTATGAAGACAGGAGACTTCAACTTTAACTGAGCACACCCCTCCACCTAGCCAGAAAGAAGCTGTTCTAATAGGTTCCTGCTATTTACTCACTCATTCAGTGTGCTTGgtgccctcaaaggccagaagagggagtcataTTCTCTGGGAGTTACTGgcagttatgagctaccatgtgggtccagaacctctggaagagcagccagtgcacttaaccactgaaccatctctccagcctcctcatttattaaaaatttaactgCTTGTCCtttgtgttttcccttttttttacTCTAAGattacatgtttgtatgtatctatatagatatattctCAATGGAAAGAGAGCCTATGGAAGAAACGCTTTTCCAACTATGTATCCAAAGGAgttaataatacataaaatatatgaactTTCAAAACTATCAAAAATCAAATTATCCAATTAATAAGTGGgcaaatacattaatatataattcTCAAAAGGCGAACAGATGGGAAATAAGCACATGAAACAATATCTAATAGCTATCATCATGCAAACCAAAACTATACTAAGAATGGCGTAAAGACATGGCTTAGCAGTGgcgagtgctggctgctcttgcagaggacccaggctcagttcccgacacccacgtggcagctcacaactgcctgtaactccagctcaagggaacCTAACATCCtttttggcctccacaggaacTAAGCATGCTCAAACTACATGgtcaaaaacacacataaaaaacatTTTGTGCATCTTAAACTCCACCACGATTCATTCCATTTCAtctctgtcagaatggctataataaagaaaacaaacaactacaAATGCTAGAAAGGATATAGGGGCTAAGGGAACTAGATAAATTCAGTTATCAGCTCATGAAAAcatgggaagaaataaagggctaTTAACTGGATCCGCAGTTAGCCAGAGGACAAAGGATTATCTAAATGGAATGTTCAGCCTTCAGAACGAATAGTACCTTGAAGTGGCAGAAGCTCTGGCCAAATTGCCTACATGTGACCAGCTAAAAACGAGAGCCATATGGAAGAGTGTCctt
It encodes the following:
- the LOC116888398 gene encoding LOW QUALITY PROTEIN: A-kinase anchor protein 17B (The sequence of the model RefSeq protein was modified relative to this genomic sequence to represent the inferred CDS: deleted 4 bases in 3 codons), whose product is MTVTVVYDNSEATELCAAQHLYLKPIAKLMINVLLPECIEPVRPFSNWEVLDQLKSLICPDQFTTVRLSKSTKDFIRFEGEAETRSLVQILKAKLHGKIIKLNGLKTDLKVIATDAQGEWEHFPKGKEASVIEGAEEQDHDKSPDSIYFEGLPCKWFAPKGSSGEKPCEEILRVVFESFGKIKNVDIPMLDPYREVMTGGSFGFLTFGLQTFEAFIQYQESTDFIKAMESLRGMKLMLKGDDGKALACNIKVMFDTTKHFSEGAIQRRNQERLKLQELEEERKKEKKREEEVAERKRKDELRKAQEKRKKARDRRRALKERERHRQRREKVKAKSEARQEQESSGEWEERKYLLARRRVEALRLLRVLLKKIAVWMRKEKNLEPCQTHISLLLNCLGSTQCNPQEVGTMESDAHHTPGTAVKSPEEEESNTQHLLDQKEMPRHQIPKSDGKQKQKVKKRTKTQLQKSSHSPGVKQVRYSARKEETGKGLTDGCDYSLVSDQDSLQSTVTPDQSLEKEDQCSANESHSSRQVVINRSRKQKIYETDDFIDYLLNYYQTPEYARFCLEASHLPCTCQWQRDVYAKGDGFQIYLRKQRSHSDSLNVVESLQEKEQDKEQDWPEMYMKGPESKPQKTGKMNHAKEFTKKLKNHYKDISSESDEHLSPPEGENYPVEKTHSHGVRDSQHTRKSPASSSLRSVDVGLPLADFLEEISSDSECFSETLSMNEEEERSVAVYNSSPEKRPLGTDRIGRGKQKTRSSQQTLYSERKHDSEEKYSKHKVRAPGKRSKYELRYSWLEDECDSVRVDKNVSKTRGKVAPKYMCDEGYYHESSSSDEAENTTRKRRRLSSSVFDQNVKYRPLPMPLMPPKRARAFCLGYFSRKRQNPWKSDYNQDVRRFKRYESSEDYMLDPDNYYVSHDDNQEHIEYGSYLGDSYSGSLYLKMF